The following coding sequences lie in one Mercenaria mercenaria strain notata chromosome 5, MADL_Memer_1, whole genome shotgun sequence genomic window:
- the LOC123556888 gene encoding protocadherin-1-like: MENSCGYIILTFMFISCYIFHYCTAVTYTVVEEGKPNSAIGNIAVDFNFTVYINEGRSLRFSFLNQDQPHVSYFNISENTGILYTVGVLDRENICDQPVQCSVILEIAVTATKSSFFDKVKVNVTIEDVNDHAPNFSKPFEIISFSESSVIGTSFTVDGAVDPDSSKFAVKSYNIRPTGLPFSTKFITNLDGTASVQIIVSGELDRESKDHYEIQLHAADGGTPPLTGILPINITITDVNDNFPEFTNKMYNASVEEDISVNSTILHVTANDLDIGDNSKIIYSFAAHQPQDIESLFSIHPETGEIKTIGRLVYSPGHQYQVIVEASDSGVPPKTTQALVYVHVQDVNNNAPKIKLNLLSSSKFAKISEHADIGAVVALIGVTDDDVGWNGITNCTLESDTFSLQKSDVNEYKVIVTKPLDREKKSLYNVSVFCEDLGTPPINSTSRFNVSVIDENDHVPIFSQQNYKVTLNENNNYGDVILTVSAFDADIGNNAKIHYELRSESWTDFIIEPTDGTIRAMKPFDREDQDLYEFFVLAIDGGKEPHTSTATVTLTILDENDNRPNFELAHYDFKVPENHPQEKVVGQVVAIDKDSENNGIVTYNIAENSEIALPFKLDPNGFLKTKIPLDREFENRYDFTIVATDQGSPKRLSSSVNVSVFVSDTNDNGPFFRVPDKSGHVVHVSVTTPVNTPLYLIKAFDVDEGRNAELIYKIEDRNDTNIFDINDMGQILVARPIEKGEINLYMIEVVVYDRGSPQNYAKTRLMMSVTAANKTTTSPVKEGLHSQNLLIALTVVIVTVVLAATIVVTICVIRRMDKKKQEFFGADCNSDHSSEAEVAPGLQSDGQKDFYSGPNNTTHLAPVVSHMSLDRSSITKDYIYKPRMNTPTPSVTSAVDPADVDMQIQGNRVSHDNSAPSVNRLASLRLHQALIQSHDKQWTNHNDSEQNNDMYLSRPGAEDTHSQLSEDGDSGRGGSVSDGHMGISQDADDLRIMQLQNIVRQSGRRGTPPHLQRQDFDNKYPQKPSNLTPRDNQSNLTPRDNHMNQSNSNSQSDQSFESRKLNPSYSRSNTDLYNTNNDKNSNIQSYPSYQENNGTTKTVTFCNNPQKVKSGPGIQMGLSSFSSQHHPHSSRHKPHRQHSFDTSDNCRYSPNYSKSEHNRMFPHNNRQLDETMDSITTTAYDDDDNTTTSGSYTIDNNANEDFMELNVSQLKDIFV, encoded by the exons ATGGAGAATTCATGTGGatatatcattttaacatttatgtttatttcatgttacatttttcattattgtaCAGCAGTAACGTACACAGTAGTTGAAGAAGGCAAACCTAATTCTGCTATTGGTAACATTGCTGTGGATTTTAACTTTACCGTTTATATAAATGAAGGAAGATCATTGAGATTCAGTTTCCTGAACCAGGATCAACCTCACGTGTCGTATTTCAACATTTCGGAAAATACTGGTATTTTGTACACTGTTGGAGTTCTTGATCGAGAAAATATTTGTGATCAGCCTGTGCAATGTTCAGTCATACTGGAAATCGCAGTAACAGCAACAAAGagttcattttttgacaaagtgAAGGTTAATGTGACGATTGAGGATGTGAATGACCATGCTCCTAACTTTTCCAAACCgtttgaaatcatttcattttctgaATCATCAGTCATAGGAACTTCATTTACAGTTGACGGAGCTGTCGATCCAGATAGCTCTAAGTTTGCAGTGAAATCCTATAACATCAGACCAACTGGTTTACCATTTTCGACAAAGTTTATCACAAATCTTGATGGAACTGCTAGCGTTCAAATCATAGTCAGTGGAGAGCTTGACCGAGAAAGTAAAGATCATTATGAAATTCAACTTCATGCAGCAGACGGTGGAACTCCACCATTAACTGGAATTCTTCCTATAAATATTACAATCACAGATGTAAACGACAATTTCCCAGAATTCACTAACAAAATGTACAATGCCTCTGTAGAGGAAGATATCTCGGTTAATTCTACGATTTTGCATGTAACTGCGAATGATCTGGATATTGGAGACAACAGTAAAATCATATACAGTTTCGCTGCCCACCAGCCTCAGGACATCGAATCATTGTTCTCAATTCATCCCGAAACAGGTGAAATCAAAACAATAGGAAGGTTGGTTTACAGCCCAGGACATCAATATCAAGTTATTGTGGAGGCAAGCGATTCTGGTGTGCCGCCGAAAACAACCCAGGCACttgtgtatgtacatgtacaggaTGTTAATAATAATGCGCCAAAAATAAAGCTGAATTTACTGTCCTCGTCAAAATTCGCTAAAATTTCAGAACATGCAGACATTGGAGCTGTTGTTGCTTTGATTGGAGTTACCGACGATGATGTCGGCTGGAACGGAATTACCAACTGCACGTTAGAAAGCGATACATTTTCACTTCAAAAGTCAGACGTTAATGAGTACAAAGTTATTGTAACAAAGCCCTTAGATCGTGAAAAGAAGTCTCTTTATAATGTCAGTGTGTTCTGCGAGGATCTCGGAACTCCTCCAATAAATTCAACAAGCAGATTTAATGTTTCTGTCATTGATGAAAATGACCATGTTCCAATATTTTCACAGCAAAATTATAAAGTAACactaaatgaaaacaataattatGGGGATGTTATTTTAACTGTGTCAGCTTTTGATGCAGACATAGGCAACAATGCTAAAATACATTATGAATTAAGAAGTGAATCATGGACTGATTTTATCATAGAGCCAACTGATGGGACAATTCGTGCAATGAAACCCTTTGACAGGGAGGATCAggatctttatgaattttttgTGCTTGCAATTGATGGCGGCAAAGAGCCGCACACATCTACTGCAACTGTAACTTTGACGATCCTAGATGAAAATGACAACAGACCGAATTTCGAGCTGGCACATTACGATTTTAAGGTTCCTGAAAATCATCCCCAGGAAAAGGTTGTCGGACAAGTTGTTGCTATAGACAAAGACTCTGAAAATAATGGAATTGTTACTTATAATATTGCTGAAAATTCTGAAATTGCTTTGCCATTTAAGCTGGACCCTAATGGATTCTTAAAAACTAAAATTCCACTGGATAGAGAATTTGAGAACCGATACGATTTTACGATTGTTGCAACTGATCAAGGATCCCCAAAAAGACTTAGCTCCTCTGTTAATGTAAGTGTGTTTGTCAGTGATACGAATGATAACGGACCTTTTTTTCGGGTACCCGACAAATCTGGCCATGTAGTTCATGTATCGGTGACAACTCCTGTAAACACACCGCTTTAtcttatcaaagcttttgacgtTGATGAAGGCAGAAATGCTGAACTGATATACAAAATTGAGGACCGCAATGATACAAATATTTTCGATATCAACGACATGGGTCAAATACTTGTTGCACGACCAATAGAAAAGGGGGAGATTAATTTGTACATGATTGAAGTAGTTGTTTACGATAGGGGAAGTCCACAAAATTACGCAAAAACTAGACTAATGATGTCGGTTACAGCTGCTAACAAGACAACAACGTCTCCCGTCAAAGAAGGTTTACACAGCCAGAATTTGCTTATAGCCTTGACAGTTGTCATAGTGACAGTGGTTCTGGCTGCAACTATTGTGGTCACAATATGTGTGATTCGTAGAATGGATAAGAAAAAGCAGGAATTTTTTGGCGCCGATTGTAATAGTGATCATTCGTCTGAGGCAGAAGTGGCTCCTGGCTTGCAAAGTGATGGACAAAAGGATTTTTACTCTGGACCAAATAACACAACTCACTTGGCTCCAGTTGTGTCACACATGTCTCTAGATAGAAGTTCTATTACCAAAGATTACATCTACAAACCCAGAATGAAt ACGCCAACTCCATCGGTGACCTCAGCCGTAGACCCTGCAGATGTAGACATGCAGATTCAGGGTAACAGGGTATCACATGATAACAGTGCACCAAGTGTCAACCGACTAGCATCTCTACGGCTACACCAGGCTCTCATACAGTCACATGACAAACAGTGGACCAATCATAACGAT AGTGAGCAAAATAATGACATGTACTTGTCAAGACCAGGGGCAGAGGACACACATAGTCAGCTGTCAGAGGATGGTGACAGTGGGCGTGGCGGCTCAGTCAGTGATGGACATATGGGAATCTCTCAAGATGCAG ATGATTTAAGGATAATGCAGTTACAGAACATCGTCCGTCAGAGTGGGCGTCGAGGTACACCACCACACTTACAACGTCAAGACTTCGACAATAAATACCCGCAGAAACCCTCTAACCTTACACCTAGAGACAACCAGTCCAATCTCACTCCTAGAGACAATCACATGAACCAGTCAAATTCTAATAGTCAGAGTGACCAGTCATTTGAAAGTAGAAAATTAAATCCATCGTATTCTAGATCAAATACAGACCTTTATAatactaataatgataaaaattcaAACATTCAAAGTTATCCCTCATACCAGGAAAATAATGGTACAACAAAAACTGTGACATTTTGTAACAATCCACAAAAAGTGAAATCTGGTCCAGGAATACAAATGGGATTATCGTCGTTTTCCAGTCAACATCATCCACACAGTTCCCGACACAAGCCGCATCGGCAACACTCGTTTGACACATCTGACAATTGCAGATATTCCCCAAATTATTCCAAGTCGGAGCATAACAGGATGTTTCCACATAATAATAGACAATTGGATGAAACTATGGACAGTATTACAACAACAgcatatgatgatgatgataatacaACCACGTCAGGAAGTTATACAATAGATAATAATGCTAATGAAGACTTTATGGAATTAAATGTTTCACAGTTGAAAGATATTTTTGTCTAA